From a single Silene latifolia isolate original U9 population chromosome 6, ASM4854445v1, whole genome shotgun sequence genomic region:
- the LOC141588319 gene encoding uncharacterized protein LOC141588319 — translation MLVQSKVDNKKFLLTVIYAFNDLMERTILWKFLKDTASTCSLPWLWVGDFNTVLSPIERLGGNTTDAEMEHFQECVSLCEMEDIKATGALFTWSNKQAPSDRVYSRLDRAMGNPEWMSHYGEYMAHFHPEGMFDHCPCTIVDRKVEFNGKKSFKYFNMWGSLEYFKGYLWKINATTITLIPKLDRPTSVKHFRPISCCNVLYKAISKIMCNRLAAILPDIISKNQGAFVKGRSILENILICQDLVRLYNRSMVSPRCLFKLDLQKAYDSIEWQFVAQMMDALNFPSKFKNWVMCCISSPTYSLSLNGAQFGYFEGKRGLRQGDPISPLIFCVCMEYLSRVLDYATNRWYFRYHPLCKSLKLTHLLFADDLLMFCKGDQTSLKLDIIQVSGFQEGSLPFKYLGIPVQAVRLKRSDCKVLIEKIVCRIRGLGARKLSYAGRLILINSVLNTLHNYWASIFLIPKGVISRIEMICRNFLWTGDAEYHRVPLVAWQKVCCSKKEGGLGVKDARVWNIATVGKLVNWIYTKADRLWVLWVDHVYMKGTDWNSYQPPPDSNWNWRNICKVRTMLATGFQGNQWLASSSGYTVTAGYQWMQGTHPPVHWYKDVWDGWAIPKHSLIGWLIKHEALNTRVKLFSLGLCNTNRCVLCEKDEERHSHLFGSCDYSSKVAAVLGDWLHINLSTVTGISKTQKKVYRVIRLACWYAVWMERNSCRVDLKLRRPDIVAAEIKATVKARLIQVVTRPVLVGDKEWLESLGLII, via the exons ATGTTGGTTCAATCTAAAGTGGATAACAAGAAATTTCTACTGACTGtgatttatgcttttaatgaCCTGATGGAGAGAACTATTCTGTGGAAGTTTCTGAAAGATACAGCTTCTACTTGCAGTTTGCCTTGGTTGTGGGTAGGAGATTTTAATACTGTGTTATCTCCAATTGAAAGATTGGGGGGTAATACTACAGATGCAGAAATGGAACACTTCCAGGAATGTGTATCTTTATGTGAAATGGAGGATATTAAAGCTACTGGGGCTTTGTTTACTTGGTCTAACAAGCAAGCTCCTTCTGACAGAGTTTATAGTAGGCTAGATAGGGCAATGGGAAACCCTGAATGGATGAGTCATTATGGAGAGTACATGGCACATTTCCATCCTGAGGGTATGTTTGATCACTGCCCTTGCACCATTGTGGATAGGAAAGTTGAATTCAATGGAAAGAAATCCTtcaaatactttaatatgtggggatCTCTCGAGTATTTCAAAGGCTACTTGTGGAAG ATCAATGCTACAACAATAACACTCATTCCTAAACTGGACAGACCTACCAGTGTGAAGCATTTTCGTCCAATCTCCTGTTGTAATGTTCTTTACAAAGCTATCTCAAAAATTATGTGCAATAGGTTGGCTGCCATACTCCCTGACATCATTAGTAAGAACCAAGGGGCTTTTGTTAAGGGTAGAAGTATTTTGGAGAATATACTGATTTGCCAAGATCTAGTAAGGCTCTACAATAGAAGTATGGTGTCCCCTAGATGCTTATTCAAACTAGACTTGCAAAAGGCTTATGACTCAATTGAGTGGCAGTTTGTGGCACAAATGATGGATGCATTGAATTTTCCTAGTAAGTTTAAGAATTGGGTGATGTGTTGCATTTCTTCTCCTACCTATTCTTTAAGTTTGAATGGTGCACAATTTGGCTATTTTGAGGGAAAGAGGGGGCTTAGGCAGGGTGACCCTATCTCTCCCCTTATCTTCTGTGTTTGTATGGAATACTTATCAAGGGTTCTGGATTATGCTACTAATAGATGGTACTTTAGATACCATCCTCTTTGTAAAAGCCTGAAACTGACTCACCTACTTTTTGCTGATGACCTTCTAATGTTTTGTAAAGGGGAT CAGACTTCTCTCAAGTTGGATATTATTCAAGTCTCAGGATTTCAGGAAGGCTCCTTGCCTTTCAAATACCTGGGTATTCCAGTGCAGGCAGTGAGGTTAAAAAGGAGTGACTGCAAGGTTTTGATTGAGAAAATTGTTTGCAGAATTAGGGGGCTTGGTGCTAGGAAATTAAGCTATGCAGGAAGACTTATTCTTATTAATTCTGTGCTTAACACTTTGCATAATTACTGGGCCTCAATATTTCTGATTCCTAAAGGAGTTATAAGTAGGATTGAAATGATTTGTAGGAATTTTTTATGGACTGGAGATGCTGAATATCATAGGGTTCCTCTTGTAGCATGGCAGAAAGTTTGCTGCAGCAAGAAGGAAGGTGGCTTAGGTGTGAAAGATGCTAGGGTGTGGAATATTGCAACAGTGGGTAAGCTTGTCAATTGGATTTATACTAAAGCTGATCGTCTATGGGTTCTTTGGGTTGaccatgtgtatatgaaagggACAGATTGGAACAGTTATCAACCTCCTCCAGATTCAAACTGGAACTGGAGGAATATTTGTAAGGTTAGGACAATGTTGGCTACTGGTTTTCAAGGCAATCAGTGGTTAGCTAGTTCAAGTGGTTATACTGTCACTGCTGGTTACCAGTGGatgcagggaacacacccccctGTCCACTGGTATAAGGATGTTTGGGATGGCTGGGCTATTCCTAAGCATTCTCTCATAGGCTGGTTGATCAAGCATGAAGCATTGAACACAAGAGTTAAGCTGTTCTCACTTGGCCTGTGTAATACTAACAGGTGTGTTCTCTGTGAAAAAGATGAAGAAAGGCATAGCCATCTCTTTGGGAGCTGTGATTATAGCTCTAAGGTTGCTGCTGTGTTAGGGGACTGGCTGCATATTAATTTGAGCACTGTTACTGGTATTTCAAAGACACAGAAGAAGGTTTATAGAGTGATTAGACTGGCCTGCTGGTATGCAGTCTGGATGGAGAGGAACAGTTGTCGTGTTGATCTCAAGCTGAGGAGACCTGATATAGTTGCAGCTGAGATTAAAGCTACTGTGAAGGCAAGATTGATACAGGTAGTTACTAGGCCTGTGTTAGTAGGGGATAAGGAATGGCTTGAAAGCTTAGGGCTTATTATTTGA